The Ipomoea triloba cultivar NCNSP0323 chromosome 4, ASM357664v1 DNA segment TTGGCTATTGTTCTTGAGAAATGGCCCGGTTTGGCCCATTCCTCGAAAGATGTTTTTACGGGATCCCTATCTACCAAAATTTTGACTTCTGGTTCCGGCGAACGAATAATCATGGAGTCCTCCTCTTTCCGGACAACACATACAAAGAAACCCGCCAACAGTCATTAGTGAACCTTTGGGAGATTTTTCTAGAATTCGtttgtttctctttttctcCCATCTATCTATTTTCTTTAGTTATTTATAGTTATTTACTAGAGCAATTATGATCTAGAAGTCGATCCCGGGCAAGTGTTCGAATCTATTATGACATAGACGTGAGGCGCTCAACGGACCTTTTTCATCTTATAAAAACCCCTTGGGCTTTGCATTCATCCAAAAACGGCTTTTTTGTGCAACTTAGTGCCTATTCATATCTCAATTAGAAGTTCTTAGATGGGGCCGTTTCATCTTTGACATAGAAGATATGAATTACCCTATTACCTAACCTATTCAAAATCTATCCTATTCGAAATCATGCGAGCAACCAGTACTAAGAGCCATTCCCGTATATATAGTCATGCGAAGGTTTCTTTTATTACTATTAGTTTGAATACTAatacttctttctttttattaaataaaaagaaagaagtatattttattttggactCTATCTGTCTATTTGATTCTTACAAAATACCAGATGAAATAGAACGCTTAGGAAAGCATATAATGAAATTATGGGATAAGTTCttccaaaagaaaaggaatgatccatttttttttaacagatctaacaaaaaattgaacaaacaattcattaaatataatgaATTCAAACAAAAAGAATCGAAAATAAGattctaaatataaataataatcaaaagaatcgaaaataaaattctaaataataataaagaataataaaaaaggcACTCTTTTATTCGAAACGCCCCGTGATCTTCAACCAATTATGCGCTTCAATATAATTACCGGGAGTAAGCGCTATAGCCTGTTTCCAATACTCAGCGGCTTGATCGAACCAAGTCTCCGCAACTTTTTCTATGGATAAGGATAAAAGGGGTCTAATTGATAGAATATAGAGGAAGCACCGTAAAGATGAAATTGCGAGGTTTTGGGCCAATACAATAATAACTGCGTACGTATGTCATGATAATGATAGGAGAAACACCTATCTCATGATGTGAGATAAAAATTAGGAATCAACTTATGTAATAGAGTCGGTCCACTAAAGTCTTGAGCAGCGGTGTAGGATCAGATCCCAAAGATAGTAAGTCTTTTCTTATGAAGGAAATTCTTTTTCAAAGATTCTATATCAATTTCTATATGAAACCGAGATAGTTACCTTTCAGAAAATTCTAACGATAGGGGAAATGCCTATGTTTGTTTTATTCTTCTGAAGGTGGGAAAAAAGATAAAACAAGATGAAACGGATTATTCATCCAAATTTCAGTTTGAAACTCGTGTAATTGACTTCTTTTGGTTAACCCGAAAAATGAGATAGATCCATGAGGAATCTTATTAGATTTCATTAGATATGGTAGATGAAAACGGGACACCAAAAGAGTTGGCTGCTGAGCCGTATGAGGTAGGAAACCCTCAAGTACGGTTCTAAGGGAAGGATTGACCTACCTATTCCGACCGGGGAGAACAGGCCAAGGAGATTCTGAATGGAGCGACAGAAgttttttttgagaattcaAGAGAAGGTGACTTCTTATTCCAGCTGTTCCAAGAGTCTCCGCTAGTTGAACCGCGTCCAGTAGAAGGAATGTTCCGCTCATCCCCTTCGTCAGCTGTTTGATCGAGTCTCTAGCACCCTCGTCTTCCTAGGCTAAGAGCGCTTACTCCTCCCAAATGGAACTTGCTTTCTTAAAACGCATTCCCCTGGCTCCGGGAATTTCTTACTAAATGAAATCCTTTCagttgtataaaaaataaatttaattaaatctcGTTAACGggaccaaacacataaaataggaTGGAAGGAGtactaattatgaataaatagaTAATAGTCATTGATAACCCAGTATAATCAAAACTAAAGTGTAGCATGATTACATAAATGTTTTTAGAATAATTGAAGAgttctactatatatatttttaaattttacttcataatatcttaaataaacattgaatatttttatcatGGGAATCCGAAGAAAAATGTTTgcataaaaactaaaaagcttGTGAATGGAAGTAAAAATTCACGTGGGAGTCTATTTTGCATAATTGAGTCATATCCATCAAGACAAGAAATGGGTAGTTGCCATGCAGACAACCACCACGCGTCACACCTACCACTTGAGGCCACGAATCACATAGTCACACGTTTTGCTTACTTTTTTAAGGAACACAGAAATTAAAGCTCAATAACGTACCATCagttttcttaattatttcaaCATGATTGCAATAACACATCATACATACGCCAACATAATCTCATATCTGGAAATCCACACAACCAAAAACAGACACAGTACAAGATAACAAGATGGAACATTTCAAAACATAAACAGTCGAAAAATGACAAGCCCCCATCATCTTTCAATCATCAGTGGTTGTTTGCCCTATTTGAATGTGTGATTTGAGATTATATTATCCTATTTCTGTTTGAGCAATTCTTGAACCTTTGACCAGGCAGGCCTGGCCAAAATATCGGCGATCCATGCGGAAACTTTTGGGCGTGCATCAAACAGGGCCTTAACTTTAGTACCCACGAGGTTGTTTATGAGAGGAATGTGGTGAAGATCGACCAAGGAGAAGCAGTCTCCGCCCAGGTATTTCGATTCCTTCAACCGTGCCTCGTAGACATCGAGGACCTTGCCTAGTTGCTCCTCGTACTGCGCCACCACCGCATCGTCCGTCGTCATCCCCAGAACCGGCTTTATGACGATCTCGAAGCTGAGCTTCGAAGCTGCAGGGTCGAATTTCTGAGCCTCAACCTCCATCCACACCGACATGATCGCCATCTTCTTGTGATCCGGGACGATCAGCTGCGTCCCCTTGTCAACATACGTGTGCGCGATGTACTGTGTAATCGCCCTCGACTCTGCAACATTCAATTCGCAAATCAATTTGTATTAATTCCTCAAACAGCTCATCACAAATTAAACGACACTGTTAATAATGAATACTAGGTTTACCGAAGAGTTTCAGATCTCCATCCTCAAATGCCGGAACTTGACCGAACGGCTACAGCGACAAAGACAGGAACATTAGTACTATTTCGAGGACGACGAGGAGTACAAGAAGCGATCGAATTctagaactatatatatacggAATCGTCAAATTTAGACTCACGTTGAGGGCAAGGAAATGTGGTTGTTTGTGTTCTCCGGTTTGCATGTTAACGTTGACAAACTCGTAATCGATCTCCTTCTCCTTGAGGCAAGCCACGACTCTCAACACCGCCGGCGATAGCAGGCTTCCGTGGACCTTAAGCGCCATTTTTTCCGACGAGAAGTACTGTTATTCAGAACTGGAATGTGAAGTGATGGTATTTTAATAACAGAGCGTTATTTATAGAATTGCCGACACCCTCTTTAGTTTTCTGGAACCTTCTGTTAGAATTTTTCTCTTTTGACTCCCCCCAAACTGAACGGGTAGTAATTGTATAATGTTTAATTCTTCCACTTGGTACCGTCCACTGCCATGCTTTTCACACGTTGCAATGTGAAAATGAGAGCAAactaagtaataataataataataataaatgtccCGAGGCTTCACATAGTGGTTCATCATATGACACTATGACTTAATGTTATGATTGAAGGTAGTTGTTATTTGAGGGTAAACGAATCTCGATTTACCTCTGCAGTGTTTAAGTTAACGCGTTATCCAAGGGCGTACACTGAGTGAACCCTGAATTGTGGTCTTAACCAGTAAAAGATCACAAAAAAAGTAAACTAAGTTAGGTTTATGTTGCCTATAACTAATAAAACCAATAAGATCAACACATAGCTCATGCTGGAAGTTAAATTTATAAGTTTGTAGTTACCAAATCAACAGTCATACACAAAATTTCTCTAACTTACATTGAAATAGGGTTGTACacaaaaaattgataatttgtgctctaaaaatatttaataatttataagttcttttaatttgagtatgattgaaacttgttaattaaaataacttataCTACCATTACTACGTAACTTATtagaaaatttataataataacagtagATAATTAAGTTCGGCAGGTCCACTACTTTGTAAAATATGAAtgactaaaattaaattattaaatgagtTTATGTGTCTTAAtttgtatgttatatatatttttttgagttctactgactcggttataATGTAAGAGCACAAAGAGtccaacagatgcctccactaaggctcgaacccacttccTTTTACATGAGAGTGTACACcagatgccgcttgaccacaaggcctttggcttgtatgttatatatattttattcaaaatataatattatgacattcattataaaaaaaactttgtgcaatatttttttttgaattctactGACGcagttataatgtagtatacattcatagctactttctcaacctactgaagcatccactgaggctcgaacccactcccctTCCACATGAGAATATACACcagatgccgcttgaccacaaggtctttaacAAACTTTATGCAATATAAATAAGATAAAAGAGTACAAATTTTATACAGTATTTGATTTGAAGATTGAAAGGGTGGTGGTTGaccggttgttattgacttattgTATTTTAGCACTGGGAAGTCTTGGTGGGTGGAACCACGGATAAATCCAGAAGGATATAACATTGAATTGGCGCATACGTCATATGCAAATTATATCGCACCTACtgtaaaaaatacatatttaaagTCATAGTTGCGCATGGAGTGAAATTCACCTTATGATTTTAGTTGACAATTTAaaagcctttaaaaaaaataaatttacgatcttataattactaaattaacTGTTTGACAAACTTGATTGATGTTGttttacataatatgttaactgtaaatatgtaaaatgggTTAGAACTTATGGTATGTTTAGTTAATAGGTTAGCTATCaagtatcaaagtcattgttattgtttggttgacaggtttttagaacactactatgagttttgattacctCGATCAATTGAAAAACTCATtccttaataaaataagggtttcatttcattATTCATCCTCAGCCGCTTctcataactattttttcataTTGGTACTTTGGATGTTTTTATATTAGAATCAattatcttgattttttgttcttatatttttaaaatatttatttctattatagGATCATACATAAGTAACATAACCAAACAGCAATATTGATAATCACTCACATTTCACCCTAccaccaaacatgcaaaatactttcaccaaattAAAATCCATTATcgtaccaagtatttgatacctatttcaatttcaattttcatgtgCAAACCAAAACACACATTTACAATGTCCATGATAAATAGTCATTTTGATCCACAATGTAGCGATTGGGCGATTGTGATCACATGAACTTTCGACTCTTTGTTGAATTGTTGACGAGGATGTCCGTATGTGATTAATGTGAGTGACTGTGGATTCAAATGGGCCTTTTGCAAAATGAACTAGAAATCTAGCCCATTACAATCCGTATATTATCTCACTAATTTGTCTTTATGGATTAGTTTAGGATCATTATTCTATGTATCATGGTCTAGATATATACTTGTGTagatcataataaaaaaaatactctgtattatttatgtatatgaaaaaaatatatttaaaaagtacattattcaattattgaaaatatattatgttgtatattatcaaataatgaatattcaatacataaataatgtaaatttagtattattaaaatgTATCTTGTATTTATGATCCACATGAAAATATGCCATTAGTTTACTATTccaataatttgaaaaaaagaaaTCCCCAATCTCTTAAATTAGagaataattttttgtatttaaaaagaaaagaatgagaataatcttttttttctCGAATGAATTTAGTTCAATCTCTTAAATTAGagaataattttttgtatttcaaAGGAAAAGAATGAGAATAATCTTTTTTCTCGAATGAATTTAGTTCACTGGTTTAGTTACTTTAGTAAATCATGTCTAAGGGAAAggaataattaatttgttttagtaTGATTGACTGAGAGATGTGCCAACTAGCTTACTTGCAGTCACTCAACTAGTTGACCTATCACCTATGCCTGCAAGAATAGACAAATAGGTAATCATACCATTATgagcatatattatattattgcacTGCCTAATCGTCCAACCACCATTGCCAATAATAAGGTACCAAGTTAGCAAGTTGTAAGGTGTGATCATGCCATGTGTAATTTTAGGCTTTACTCTCAGTCTTGACCATCTCAAATCTATCATCTCCTATGCTACATGGAAACTTAGAGGGCGTGTAGTTGGAAGGAGGAAATCagggagaaagaaattgtaattcggtgagaAAATAATAAGGCTAGAATAAAgtagaaattcaaattatattgtttaatagtgttgattaaaattattgggaatgaaaagagaaaaaggtgataaaaattaaaatgttcctatattataataataataat contains these protein-coding regions:
- the LOC116015032 gene encoding glutathione S-transferase-like, which encodes MALKVHGSLLSPAVLRVVACLKEKEIDYEFVNVNMQTGEHKQPHFLALNPFGQVPAFEDGDLKLFESRAITQYIAHTYVDKGTQLIVPDHKKMAIMSVWMEVEAQKFDPAASKLSFEIVIKPVLGMTTDDAVVAQYEEQLGKVLDVYEARLKESKYLGGDCFSLVDLHHIPLINNLVGTKVKALFDARPKVSAWIADILARPAWSKVQELLKQK